The following are encoded together in the bacterium genome:
- a CDS encoding NUDIX hydrolase: protein MKSAEVLERQEIFAGRVVHLSVERVLMPDGNTADVEIVRHPGAVAVVAVDDNNEVLLVRQYRHAVGEWLLEIPAGKLEPGEDPLDCVVRELEEETGFRPGTVEPLGGIWPTPGFSDERIWLYLASGLEAGKQELEQDEVLTVVRMPLAEALDAARDGRICDGKSISALLRAERRL, encoded by the coding sequence ATGAAATCAGCCGAGGTTCTCGAGCGCCAGGAGATCTTTGCCGGCAGGGTCGTGCACTTGAGCGTCGAACGGGTGTTGATGCCCGACGGCAACACTGCCGACGTCGAGATCGTGAGGCACCCGGGCGCGGTCGCGGTCGTGGCCGTAGACGACAACAACGAGGTACTTCTGGTGCGCCAGTATCGTCACGCTGTCGGCGAATGGCTGCTCGAGATCCCGGCCGGGAAGCTCGAGCCGGGAGAGGATCCACTGGATTGTGTCGTTCGCGAGCTCGAGGAGGAGACCGGGTTCCGACCCGGTACGGTCGAGCCGCTCGGAGGCATCTGGCCGACGCCGGGTTTCAGCGACGAGAGGATCTGGTTATATCTCGCGTCCGGGCTCGAGGCCGGGAAGCAGGAGCTCGAGCAGGACGAGGTTCTCACGGTCGTCCGAATGCCCTTGGCCGAGGCGCTCGATGCCGCCCGCGACGGGCGCATCTGCGACGGCAAGTCGATCAGCGCGCTGTTGCGGGCGGAGAGGAGGCTGTAG